A region of the Brassica rapa cultivar Chiifu-401-42 unplaced genomic scaffold, CAAS_Brap_v3.01 Scaffold0430, whole genome shotgun sequence genome:
ataattatttacaatgcaatgcatGAGACTTAATGACAAgtagacaaaacaaaacacaatgtGAGATAGTAGACTCTCCCCCAAACTTACTTCACACAGTCTCTTGTGTGAGAATAAGCTCAAAGAAGAGATCTAAGGGAAAGAGATAAACatgaaaactaaaaatttacaaGGGTGGAATGCACTTACTTGAAGTTGGCTGTCATAAGAGAAGGGAAATGAAGAGGGAGGACTTGTTGTCACCTTGGAATTTTCGACATGACCTTTGGGAATTTGTTGAGAATTCCCCCAAACTTGTCCCTAAGCTTATTCAAACACacttaagaaagaaaaagatatataaaaatatatacaaaggataccatgggacttcctcccaagtgagcttgttttaagtctctagcttgactttcCTTCCAATTGGCTAGTGAGGAGGAGGATCTTTCCCACCTTCAAGAGTGATGGTGAGGACTTGAGAGAGAAGCTCTtgaagcttgattggatcaTTTTGGAGCTGAGGAGTGATGATGGCCCTTGCACTTGAGAATTGCTTAGACCTTCCCTTGCACTTGATTTTATACTCAATGGCCCCATCCTTAAGCTTCATTGGGTGAAGAGTGAGAGTGTGAAGAGTTTTATCAAGAGGTGAAGGATGAGGTTCTTTCACAATCTTCTTCTTGTCATGAGCAACCTTTGTAGCTCTACTCACCTCCTTCTTTTTAGCACTTTCCAAGTGCTCATCACACAGTTCTTTAGAAGACTCTCCAGCAAGACCTTCTTTATTAATACCAACCCCTTCAGCCTTGGTCTTCTCAATGGAGGATGCTCCACAAGTGATTGTTCCACAATACTCAGCATTCATCTTTGGAGATTGTAGTGGATAGGAGACAGCTTTGTTCACATTTAGGAGTGTGACCTTCTTGTTGGCAAAGTCTATGCAAGCTCCCACTGTTGTAAGGAATGGAGTGCCAAGGATCAATGGGACTCTCTTCTCAGTTGCCATCTTCAGAACAGTGAGGTCTATAGGAATTGTGCATGCTCCAATCTTCAAAGGGAAGTCCTTGATGAGACCAATAGGAGTTGTAGAAGAGGAATCTCCAAACTGTAGGGAAGATGTGTTTGGCTCCATGCTCTCAATCCCTAggctcttcatcatctccattgagATCACATTTACActtgcaccagaatcaacaagaGCATCATCAAAAGTGAACTTACCAAGGTTGCAAGGCAAGGTGAACATCCCTTGAGACTCAATCTTAGGGAGAAACTTTGGAGGGATTGGTGGATCAATCTTCATAATGGAGATGTCCAAAAGCTCAGCCACTTCAGCTTGGTGGTCTAGAATGTCATTGATGAGCATCATCTGGACATGAGCTTCACGCATACCCGAGATTTCTGGAAGCCTGACCCCAACATCACTAAGATCTTTTCTAAACTTAGAGAGCACCTTCTTCTGAGCTTTGGTGAGAACTCTTTGGGGGAAAGGGAGTTGATCATAGGGTGATAGCTCAACCTTAGTTGCTTCCTCTAGCTTAACCTCTTTCAGCTTGTTGTCAGCCTTGTGCTCAGCTCTTTGCAGATTCGTTGCTTCAACCTTTGTGGCAGCATCTTTCACAATTTGTGCTTCAGCTGTGGCTACAACAAATCTCTCAACTTCCCCAAACTCAGTTCCACATACTAGTCTTTCAATCTCATCCTCCTCTTTCTCATGATCACTCAGCTCAATCTTTGGAGAAGTAGTGGAGAAGACAGCATTGCAAGACTCCTTGAGGTTCTTTTCTAGTTTTTCTGGTAAAGTCTGCTTGGAGGATGAAGGCATAGAAGAAACTTGATTCTCCAAAGCCTTGAGATGAGAGGCAAGTTACATGTACTTGTTGTTGAGGTCAGAATAGTTCTCATCAATCTTTGCATGGATGTTCTTGAACTCATAAATCATGGTCTTCTCATTTCTAGCCTGAAATTCCAAGAGTTGCTTGAACATAGAATCCACACTTGAATCTGGAGCTTGAGCTTGAGAAGAGCTTCCTTGAGTCTGAGGAGACTGGTTGGCTTGGTAACCTCCTTGCTGATTGTTGTAGAGTGGCCTTTGCTGGTAGTTGTTTtggtactgaaagttgggctcttTCTTGTACCATGTGCCATTAGCATTGATGAAGCACAGCTCCTCTTGGCCTTCTAAACTATCAACCTCATTGATCACTGGAGGTGCCTCCTGTTTCTGGTCACCAACAAAGTTCATCTTTTCCTGCTTAGCCTTTTCTGCAAGAAGTAGATCCAACTTGGCTTGGAAGACTTCAGCTCTTTCTTTGTCTGTTGATCATCACTTCTGTTGATCCTATCATGCTCCTCACTGTAGACTGAGTCACTCTTGGCCATGTTCTCTACCAgttcttctgcttcttcctcAGTTCTTCCCAAGAAGAAACCATTGCTGGCAGTATCAAGTCTGTTTCTGCACTGTGGTAGAGCTCCTTTATAGAAGGTACTAAGCAAATTCTCCTTGCTGAAACCATGATGAGGGCATTGAGACCAATAGCCCTTGAACCTCTCCCATGCTTCACTGAAGCTCTCTAGACCTTTCTGTTGAAACCCAGAGATTTCGTTCCTGATCTTAGCTGtccttgaagtagagaagaacttgtcTAGGAAAACTCTCTTACACTCATCCCAAGTAGTGACAGTATCACTTGGAAGAGTCTTCTCCCATTGGTGTGCCTTGtctcccaaagagaaagggaatagcttcaGCTTGAAAGCATCTTCAGAAACACCATTTATCTTGGACAAGCCACAATACTTATCAAACTTGTACAAGTGATCAAAAGGGTCTTCAGCAGCAagaccatgatacttgttgttctctatGGTGTTGAGCAGTCCtgacttgatctcaaagttgttgttcTCCACAGCTGGTGCTCTGATTCCCAacctatgaccatgaatgtgaGGTTGATCATAGGCTCCAATGGCTCTAGCTTGGCGCTGTGGATGTTTTGGCCTAAGGTTTGCAGCTCCTTGGGCCACTCCATCATGAGGCTGATTCTGATTGTGTTCCATTTCAAACTCCAATCTCTGAAAGTGAGCCTGAAAGAGAACcagtaacaaaataaaagaaaaagtgacttagtctcaagcaagtgactaaatcccAATGTCACAATTAACCTAGAACTTGGCAACAACGCCAATTTGATATTAGGagttaacaaaataaaagaaaaagtgactagtctcaagcaagtgactaaatcccAATGTCACAATTAACCTAGAacttggcaacggcgccaatttgatgataggagtttcaaggctcctaatcaaatgttgtaatataaaggatgtcaaaccagttctaagtgattctaaagcaaagggaatgcaagaccatgcttaatctaagtgctacCAAGTTGTGAGATGATTTTTGACTAGATTACTATCTAAATGCGAACAAAGGACAAAGCTTTCTTTCTTATGATGAAACAAGAGGACTCATTGGGCTAGGCATTTGATCTTGGGTGATGTAGATCGAATCTAGAGGTGGCAAGCTATCAATCAAACACTTTCCTTATGCCTAGACACTAagctaaacaaactctatctctagatgaatgttctttTGGTAAAGCAACTCAAGCATCTAATCTCTTAGATTGAATGTTACTAAATCAAACATGGAGATCAAGTCTAATAGCAATCTTAACTCCTTTAACAACTAATCTCTTAGGTAAAGCAAGCTAAAAGCATTGAagagttggttcaggcatttcaACATACACCTTGTGGGCAGGAAATGCCTAGGGATCTATTTTAGTGTGATCATGACTAAAATAGCATTGAGAACCCTCATCAAGCAAGGAAATAAGTAAATCTAACACTAAACACCCTAGATCTTCTCTAATCACCCTTTATCACCCTAGCCCATGAATCCAAAGATGACTACTCACTACTCTTCATGATGAGCCCAAGAATCAAAGATGATTTGGTGctaatcatgattagtgatcAAGATAATCCAATAATCACAAGAGAAAATGATTAAGATAAGATCTTTCACCTAAAAGTTCTTTTGtgattagatagaaaacaagatCCTTCCCCTTTAGGGATTACaagagtatttatatatttttggttaaacctaatggtttactttaaaaagtctaaaatgcccttaaaaatatctaaaatcaaCTAAGTAAAAGACGCGACCCGGGTAGTAATCACGGGCGATAACCCGAGTTGGTTTCCCCGCGTTGGACCGTCGAGCAGCTCCGTTTCATACGCGCGGGTAATGGAACCCGCGGCCTTCACCCCGCGTCAATCGTCGTTGCGTCTTCTTGGTTCGTGCGTGCGGGTAAGGGAACCCGCAGCCTTCACCCCCATCAGACCGTcgacactctctctctctctgtgcaCGCAAGACACGATCCCGCGTTGCTCGACCCCGCGTGGATGCTCCGGAATCGCCATCGGGAGTGGTCAGCCACGAGTTCTCCATCTCCACCGCAATACACGCCATCGTCGTCATCAACAAGTCGCAGCGCCGGAGTGCTTCTCGCCGTCGCAGTTATCAAGCTTCAATCGTCGTCTCTCCTCCGCCAAGCTTTCCACCGTAGCTCAAGCCGTGGTATCCGCCTCCGCCGTCATGCTCGTCATCTTCTCGCAACGACCAAGAAGCTCGTGCTCTCCAATGGATACTTCTTCATTATTTGCAAGACCAGTCCCTGGCCTTTTGATTCTTTACAAATCGACCCAATACTTCGGAATGTGCAGAATAGACCTCACGAATTGACCCATAGACTTCAGATTGTGCAATCAAGACCCAACGAATATCTAGGATTTGCAATCTTGGTCCCTGCATTCTCGTGACCTTTCGTTTTTGCCCCATAAGTATCTGATTTGCAACAATAACCTTCCAGTGTAGCCCAAAACTTCCAATTTGACATTCCAAACCTTAATGCACATGAATGAACAAAAATATGCAATATAGACACCTAGATACAATCTAAAATGATCACAATAAGCTAAATATGAAACTAAAACCTATTAAAATCATGAGATATCACAAGGActggaagcatgaacctgaacctgaagagcttgtagctgaggatgcaaccttgaagaacatttggaagcaagaagaaggtcttgaagggagctggatcaatcaagacacactcaccactatccaagccatttctttttctaaatgatcatcaaatgagcaagtagcatatgtgtgctctttttccatgtctttggttttgtcccactgggttttccaaagataggtttttaatgaggccatatgttactttcacatctctcatttgatgaTCCCGGTTTTAGCGTATAATGCCTTATAAaacttatgtctttcatttttatttttaaacaaaaggaGCGTGTTCCTTTATTTCTTTTCTAGTTCCAAGagcttgtgcatgtacaagtcTCTTCTATTTATATGTTTCGAAACCTATCAGTCAAAAACAAGCAatcttttttatcaaaaacccttttctctcttctctcttgtctttgGCGAGTTGAagtgtgtctggtgtgtaatatccagtctgttggtgtgtaatatccaacgcccaagggctttagagaggtgtgtcatatccgatctaagcctaggagtatcaagaagcctttctGCAGCCTTATGTGTCACctttcgatccacataccttgagaagcttgagtcttttgatttgtttctgcaaggattatcccatctgttccagagcatcatcctaggatttcatcagacacacacacacacacggacagccccggacgtcctgtgtgtgcttacagacacacacggacatcctgtgtgtgctgacggacacccacggacgtcctgtgtgtactgaacagacagcccacgtgggccaaaatcacccgaatagtccatgggaagggtcagtgtgctgagtccaacgaccaacgtgctgatatgtgtactgatggacagccacgaacatcctgtatgtgctgacggacacacacggacacacacagacagccatagacgtcctgtgtgtgctgacggacacccacggacgtcctgtgtgtgctgacggacacccacggacatcctgtgtgtactgaacacacagcccacgtgggccaaatcacccgaacagtccacgggaagggccagtgtgctgagtccaaggaccagcgtgctgatatttgtactgatggacagccacgaacgtcctgtgtgtgcacacggacacacacagacgtcctttgtgtgctgatggacacacacggacgtcctgtgtgtgctttcggacagccatggacagccacgaacgtcctgtgtgtgctaacggacagccacagacagccatgtcGTCGTGATCAGCTAGTGCGGTTCCTGAGACCAGTCGTCGTGCCGGGGGAGTTGGGTGGAGCATTAGGGTAGATGGTCTGAAACCGAGGCCCTGCTGACGGCTGTCAAGATTCTCATTCTGTGAAAGTGTCGAAGCTTGAGGTGTGGATGGGGACTCGAGAGGGACTTGTAAGACGGTGAGTTCCTTGCTCAAgagaagaaggccaggaaggccaaatcttcGGAGGTGGCTTCGGTTCCAGTGTTAGATC
Encoded here:
- the LOC117130385 gene encoding uncharacterized protein LOC117130385 gives rise to the protein MPSSSKQTLPEKLEKNLKESCNAVFSTTSPKIELSDHEKEEDEIERLVCGTEFGEVERFVVATAEAQIVKDAATKVEATNLQRAEHKADNKLKEVKLEEATKVELSPYDQLPFPQRVLTKAQKKVLSKFRKDLSDVGVRLPEISGMREAHVQMMLINDILDHQAEVAELLDISIMKIDPPIPPKFLPKIESQGMFTLPCNLGKFTFDDALVDSGASVNVISMEMMKSLGIESMEPNTSSLQFGDSSSTTPIGLIKDFPLKIGACTIPIDLTVLKMATEKRVPLILGTPFLTTVGACIDFANKKVTLLNVNKAVSYPLQSPKMNAEYCGTITCGASSIEKTKAEGVGINKEGLAGESSKELCDEHLESAKKKEVSRATKVAHDKKKIVKEPHPSPLDKTLHTLTLHPMKLKDGAIEYKIKCKGRSKQFSSARAIITPQLQNDPIKLQELLSQVLTITLEGGKDPPPH